The following coding sequences are from one Myxococcus stipitatus window:
- a CDS encoding RCC1 repeat-containing protein, with translation MRVSALLLAVCHLLVITATGCGNQEPVAAGSPTTGSKAALDYVGCSDDYIDNHGIVYQGFTLDYSACGAGAPQPSTIRVSWTHDIPSGIAVDATSSSSYGRVRFDSGANQNVPLSVTQLETFTHPGSGIAMTRYRVEYSASMAGVNYCTAANLTTNYRLATDCDEWPLATSVANTTSLTPNTYKVYPYLASVSPSGSRMLTVSTEPLPCPNCHPPALGDSPEHVFEYRKQGTLAWTVVQRTNLSSFRLPPVSAGTYEYRSRGRLTPNGAYSDYTPIRTVTVADRAELVAGGSFSLVRRLDGTVWLSGAGPTGDGSVPLNRYLPEQVPGLSGIVTVAPGTSHALAVDSNGRVWAWGDNSDGQLGNGSYTGSNTPVQVPGLTGVVAVATGGAHSLALRDDGTVWAWGANSSGQLGDGNTWFGRSTPLPVQGLSRIVAVSAGFAHSLALRDDGVLFAWGMNNSGQLGDGSTTNRLLPVQVPGVSDIVAVDGGNAFSLAVLSNGTVWAWGNNAQGQLGNGTTTNEASPKQVPGLNDVKAVSAGFYDHALAVHANGTVSAWGNNDVGQLGDGTTSARSSPVQVQGLTQVLTVSAGGVHSLALRSDGTARAWGNNGFGQRADGTFRQRLTPMKVEGLSNVKAVTANNSHSLALRNDGTVWGWGKNDHGQLGTGSISATSTLTQVQGLTNVVAISTGAIHSLAVRADGTLWAWGDNSTGQLGDGTTTNRLAPVQVQGPGGAVTVAAGHLHSLALHSDGLIRAWGYNWFGQLGDATIDSRLTPVPVNGMLSSVAIAAGASHSLGIREFDPRAWAWGDNSTGQLGGGDPYKRLYAAPVQDLTGVQAVAAGYYHTLALRDDGSVWAWGANSNGQLGNGSFDGTPWPVQVQGLSGVKAVAAGADQSAAVLTNGTFWTWGLFGGQGQTTNVPVQVGALGNGRSVAVGAEHFVGLLQDGTVWVWGYNDDGQFGSGLPTSGLTATPSLLL, from the coding sequence ATGAGAGTTTCCGCCTTGCTTCTCGCTGTGTGCCATCTGCTTGTCATCACCGCGACCGGGTGCGGCAATCAGGAGCCCGTGGCGGCTGGCAGTCCGACAACCGGTTCCAAGGCCGCATTGGATTATGTCGGCTGCAGCGACGACTACATCGACAACCACGGCATCGTCTATCAGGGGTTTACGCTCGACTATTCAGCCTGTGGCGCGGGCGCTCCGCAGCCCAGCACCATCCGCGTCTCCTGGACGCACGACATCCCCTCTGGCATTGCCGTCGATGCCACGTCCAGCAGCAGTTACGGAAGGGTGAGATTCGACAGCGGCGCGAACCAGAATGTCCCCCTCTCCGTGACGCAGCTCGAGACCTTCACACATCCCGGCTCGGGCATCGCGATGACCCGATACCGGGTCGAATATTCGGCCAGCATGGCCGGCGTGAATTACTGCACCGCCGCCAACCTGACCACCAACTACCGTCTCGCAACGGATTGCGACGAATGGCCCCTGGCCACGTCCGTGGCGAATACGACCTCCCTGACGCCCAACACCTACAAGGTCTATCCATACCTCGCCAGTGTCTCGCCTTCTGGCTCGAGGATGTTGACCGTGTCCACGGAGCCCCTCCCCTGCCCCAATTGCCATCCACCCGCGTTGGGCGACAGCCCCGAGCACGTCTTCGAGTATCGAAAGCAGGGCACCCTAGCCTGGACCGTGGTCCAGCGCACGAACCTGTCCAGCTTCAGGCTCCCTCCCGTCAGCGCCGGGACCTACGAGTACCGGTCCAGGGGCAGACTGACGCCCAACGGGGCCTACTCCGACTACACCCCGATTCGGACCGTGACGGTGGCGGACCGCGCCGAACTCGTGGCCGGCGGGAGTTTCTCCCTGGTGCGCCGCCTGGATGGCACGGTCTGGCTCTCGGGCGCGGGGCCGACGGGCGATGGCTCCGTTCCTCTGAATCGGTACCTCCCGGAGCAGGTGCCAGGGCTGAGTGGAATCGTGACCGTGGCTCCGGGTACCTCGCACGCCCTGGCGGTGGATTCGAACGGCCGGGTCTGGGCTTGGGGCGACAATTCCGACGGTCAGCTGGGGAACGGGAGCTACACCGGAAGCAACACGCCGGTGCAGGTGCCAGGCCTGACCGGAGTCGTCGCGGTCGCCACTGGCGGCGCGCACTCACTGGCGCTGCGCGATGACGGCACCGTCTGGGCCTGGGGAGCGAACAGCTCGGGTCAGTTGGGGGATGGCAATACCTGGTTCGGGCGCTCCACGCCGTTGCCGGTGCAGGGACTGAGCCGAATCGTGGCCGTGTCCGCCGGATTCGCCCACTCCCTGGCCTTGCGCGACGACGGCGTCCTGTTCGCTTGGGGCATGAACAACTCCGGGCAGTTGGGGGATGGCAGCACGACCAATCGTCTGCTGCCGGTGCAGGTCCCCGGAGTGAGCGACATCGTGGCCGTGGATGGAGGCAACGCATTCTCCCTGGCCGTCCTCTCGAATGGCACGGTGTGGGCCTGGGGGAACAATGCCCAGGGGCAACTGGGGAACGGCACCACGACAAACGAAGCGTCGCCGAAGCAGGTGCCAGGGCTGAATGACGTGAAGGCCGTCTCCGCGGGCTTCTACGACCACGCGTTGGCGGTGCATGCCAATGGCACCGTGTCGGCCTGGGGAAACAACGACGTGGGCCAGTTGGGAGATGGCACCACGAGTGCCCGCTCCAGCCCGGTGCAGGTCCAAGGACTGACCCAGGTGCTGACCGTCTCAGCGGGAGGAGTCCACTCGCTGGCGCTGCGCTCCGACGGGACCGCGCGAGCCTGGGGGAACAACGGATTCGGGCAGCGCGCGGATGGGACCTTCCGGCAGCGACTCACTCCGATGAAGGTCGAGGGCCTGAGCAACGTGAAGGCGGTCACCGCGAACAATTCCCACTCACTTGCGCTGCGCAATGACGGCACAGTCTGGGGGTGGGGGAAGAACGACCATGGACAGTTGGGGACCGGCTCCATCTCGGCGACCTCCACGCTCACGCAGGTGCAAGGACTGACCAACGTCGTTGCCATCTCCACGGGCGCCATCCACTCGCTCGCCGTCCGCGCCGACGGCACCCTCTGGGCCTGGGGCGATAACAGCACGGGGCAGCTGGGCGACGGCACCACCACCAACCGGCTCGCGCCTGTTCAAGTCCAAGGTCCTGGCGGCGCGGTGACCGTGGCAGCGGGGCATCTCCATTCGCTGGCGCTGCACTCCGACGGCCTCATCCGGGCCTGGGGGTACAACTGGTTCGGCCAGCTGGGGGACGCCACCATCGATTCGAGACTCACCCCTGTTCCCGTGAACGGGATGTTGAGTTCGGTGGCCATCGCGGCCGGCGCGAGCCACTCCCTGGGCATCCGCGAGTTCGACCCCAGGGCCTGGGCCTGGGGCGATAACAGCACCGGACAGCTGGGCGGCGGAGACCCCTACAAGCGCCTGTACGCGGCCCCTGTCCAAGACCTGACCGGGGTACAGGCCGTGGCGGCGGGGTACTACCACACGCTGGCGCTTCGTGATGACGGGAGCGTGTGGGCGTGGGGCGCCAACAGCAATGGTCAATTGGGAAATGGCTCCTTCGATGGCACGCCCTGGCCCGTGCAGGTCCAGGGGCTGAGCGGAGTGAAGGCCGTGGCGGCCGGCGCCGACCAATCCGCGGCGGTGCTGACCAACGGCACCTTCTGGACCTGGGGCCTGTTCGGAGGCCAAGGCCAGACAACCAACGTCCCAGTGCAAGTCGGCGCATTGGGCAATGGGCGAAGCGTGGCTGTCGGAGCTGAACACTTCGTGGGCCTGCTGCAGGACGGCACCGTCTGGGTCTGGGGCTACAATGACGACGGCCAGTTCGGGAGCGGCCTGCCGACGAGCGGCCTGACGGCGACGCCCTCGCTCCTGCTCTGA
- a CDS encoding xanthine dehydrogenase family protein molybdopterin-binding subunit: MSQPVTLTRRTFLEGLNLSVGGLALGLGPTLTEAEARAKAAPAVLQPNVFVHVATDGVVTIVCARSEMGQGVRSSLPVLVADELGADMARVRVLQADGDKVYGDQNTDGSSSVRGVYDDVRRTGATARVMLVTAAANRWKVKPSECEARDHAVFRRGTQESIGFGELVRDAARLPVPRAEDVPLRPRAELRNVGGDLPLLDGPSFVNGTAVFGADITLEGMLVAVVARPAVVGGRVARFDATRALAVPGVKHVVEIPAPKAPYLFQSWGGVAVLADNTWAAMRGREALDITWEDGGNDTYDSAAFRETLLASVRKPGEAFRQVGDVDAAFAKAARVVEAEYCTPHLPHAPMEPPVALAWVKDDSCEVWAPTQHPQAARAEAAQVAGLPEEKVAVHVTLLGGGFGRKSKADFVGEAVYLSKQVKAPVRVQWTREDDIRHDYYHTTAAQRLSAALDAQGRPTAWLHRTAFPSIRSTFSNDVTGPAFRDLNQGVLDLALAIPNVRAEACQALAHVRIGWLRSVYNIFHAFSVGSFMDELAHARGMDPRDNLLDVVGPARHMSLTELGVPKLPNYEAPLEKHPVDVGRLRRVIERVTELSRWSEREKDGRALGLAAHRSFLSYVGVVVSMKKDAAGRARVDEAWVVVDAGLIVNADRVRAQMEGSVIFGMSLALHGAITMKGGATQQSNFRDFRLVRIAEAPRRIHVDIVQSDQAPGGVGEPGVPPVAPAIANALFALTGTRVRDLPIIRSHPV; this comes from the coding sequence ATGAGCCAGCCAGTGACGTTGACGCGTCGTACCTTCCTCGAGGGGCTCAACCTGTCGGTGGGCGGCCTGGCCCTGGGGCTGGGGCCCACGCTGACGGAGGCGGAGGCCCGCGCGAAGGCCGCGCCCGCCGTGCTACAGCCCAACGTCTTCGTCCATGTGGCGACGGATGGGGTGGTCACCATCGTCTGCGCCCGCTCGGAGATGGGGCAGGGGGTGCGCAGCTCGCTGCCGGTGCTCGTCGCGGACGAGCTGGGCGCGGACATGGCCCGGGTGCGGGTGCTCCAGGCGGATGGCGACAAGGTCTACGGCGACCAGAACACGGATGGCTCGAGCAGCGTCCGAGGTGTCTACGACGACGTGCGCCGCACCGGCGCCACCGCGCGCGTCATGCTCGTCACCGCGGCGGCGAACCGCTGGAAGGTGAAGCCCTCCGAGTGCGAGGCGCGTGACCACGCGGTGTTCCGCCGGGGCACCCAGGAGTCCATTGGCTTCGGGGAGCTGGTGCGCGACGCGGCGAGGTTGCCGGTGCCCCGGGCGGAGGACGTCCCGCTGCGCCCGCGCGCGGAGCTGCGCAACGTGGGTGGGGACCTGCCGCTGCTGGATGGTCCCTCCTTCGTCAACGGCACGGCCGTCTTCGGCGCGGACATCACGCTGGAGGGGATGCTCGTCGCGGTGGTGGCCCGCCCCGCCGTCGTCGGAGGCCGGGTGGCGCGCTTCGACGCGACGCGCGCGCTCGCGGTGCCGGGCGTGAAGCACGTGGTGGAGATTCCGGCGCCGAAGGCGCCCTACCTGTTCCAGTCCTGGGGCGGCGTGGCGGTGCTGGCGGACAACACCTGGGCGGCGATGCGCGGGCGCGAGGCGCTGGACATCACCTGGGAGGACGGCGGGAACGACACCTACGACTCGGCGGCGTTCCGCGAGACGTTGCTGGCGTCCGTGCGCAAGCCGGGCGAGGCGTTCCGCCAGGTCGGCGACGTGGACGCGGCGTTCGCGAAGGCCGCGCGGGTGGTGGAGGCGGAGTACTGCACGCCGCACCTGCCGCACGCGCCCATGGAGCCGCCAGTGGCGCTGGCCTGGGTGAAGGACGACTCCTGCGAGGTCTGGGCGCCCACCCAGCACCCGCAGGCGGCGCGCGCGGAGGCCGCGCAGGTGGCGGGGCTGCCCGAGGAGAAGGTGGCGGTGCACGTCACGCTCCTGGGCGGTGGCTTCGGTCGCAAGTCGAAGGCGGACTTCGTCGGGGAGGCCGTGTACCTGTCGAAGCAGGTGAAGGCCCCGGTGCGCGTGCAGTGGACGCGCGAGGACGACATCCGCCACGACTACTACCACACGACCGCGGCCCAGCGGCTCAGCGCCGCGCTGGACGCGCAGGGCCGGCCCACCGCGTGGCTGCATCGCACGGCGTTCCCCTCCATCCGCTCGACGTTCTCCAACGACGTGACGGGGCCGGCGTTCCGCGACCTGAACCAGGGCGTGCTCGACCTGGCGCTGGCCATCCCCAACGTCCGCGCGGAGGCGTGCCAGGCGCTGGCGCACGTGCGCATCGGCTGGCTGCGCTCGGTCTACAACATCTTCCACGCGTTCTCCGTGGGCTCGTTCATGGACGAGCTGGCGCATGCCCGGGGGATGGACCCGCGCGACAACCTGTTGGACGTGGTGGGGCCGGCGCGGCACATGTCGCTGACGGAGCTGGGCGTGCCCAAGCTGCCGAACTACGAGGCGCCGCTGGAGAAGCACCCCGTGGACGTCGGCCGCCTGCGCCGGGTCATCGAGCGCGTCACGGAGCTGTCGCGCTGGAGCGAGCGGGAGAAGGACGGTCGCGCGCTGGGGCTCGCGGCGCACCGCAGCTTCCTGAGCTACGTGGGCGTCGTCGTGTCCATGAAGAAGGACGCGGCGGGGCGCGCGCGGGTCGACGAGGCGTGGGTGGTGGTGGACGCCGGGCTCATCGTCAACGCGGACCGCGTGCGCGCGCAGATGGAGGGCTCGGTCATCTTCGGGATGAGCCTGGCGCTCCATGGCGCCATCACCATGAAGGGCGGCGCGACCCAGCAGTCGAACTTCCGCGACTTCCGGCTGGTGCGCATCGCCGAGGCGCCGCGACGCATCCACGTCGACATCGTCCAGAGCGACCAGGCGCCCGGCGGCGTCGGCGAGCCGGGCGTGCCCCCGGTGGCTCCGGCCATCGCCAACGCGCTGTTCGCCCTCACGGGCACGCGCGTGCGGGACCTGCCCATCATCCGCTCGCATCCGGTGTGA
- a CDS encoding SDR family oxidoreductase, translating into MHVFVTGATGWVGTRVVQELLAAGHQVLGLARSEDKAARLAQTGAQVLRATLDDLAALADAAARSDAVIHTAFNHDFSKFADNARQDQRAIEALGEALSGTDKPLLVTSGVALLAPGRVATEADVPSSHPDYPRRSETAAIALAERGIRTATVRLAPSVHGLGDHGFIPILIRLARETGVSAYIGEGSNRWPAVHVSDAGRLYRLALESGVTERAYHAIAEEGVPMRDIARAIGRRLGVPVEPRGREHFGWFADFAGADMPAASERTRAALGWAPNGPALLADIEHPGYCED; encoded by the coding sequence ATGCACGTATTCGTTACCGGTGCCACGGGCTGGGTCGGCACCCGGGTGGTCCAGGAACTGCTGGCGGCCGGGCACCAGGTGCTTGGCCTGGCGCGCTCGGAAGACAAGGCGGCGAGGCTGGCGCAGACCGGCGCCCAGGTGCTGCGCGCCACCCTGGACGACCTGGCCGCCCTGGCCGACGCGGCGGCAAGGTCCGATGCCGTCATCCACACGGCCTTCAATCACGACTTCTCGAAGTTCGCCGACAACGCCAGGCAAGACCAGCGAGCCATCGAAGCGCTGGGCGAGGCCTTGTCCGGCACGGACAAACCCCTGCTGGTGACCTCCGGCGTGGCGCTGTTGGCGCCCGGCCGCGTCGCCACCGAGGCCGACGTGCCCTCGTCTCATCCCGACTATCCGCGCCGCTCCGAGACCGCGGCCATCGCGCTGGCGGAGCGCGGCATCCGCACGGCCACGGTGCGGCTGGCGCCCTCCGTCCATGGCCTGGGCGACCACGGCTTCATTCCCATTCTGATCCGGCTGGCGCGCGAGACGGGCGTATCCGCCTACATCGGCGAGGGGTCGAACCGCTGGCCCGCCGTGCACGTGTCGGATGCCGGCAGGCTGTATCGATTGGCGCTGGAGAGCGGCGTGACCGAACGCGCCTATCACGCGATCGCGGAAGAAGGCGTCCCCATGCGCGACATTGCTCGAGCCATCGGCCGCCGCTTGGGCGTGCCGGTCGAGCCACGCGGCCGCGAGCATTTCGGCTGGTTCGCGGACTTCGCCGGGGCCGACATGCCGGCCGCGAGCGAACGCACTCGGGCAGCGCTGGGATGGGCACCCAATGGACCGGCGTTGCTGGCGGACATCGAGCATCCTGGCTACTGCGAGGATTGA
- a CDS encoding response regulator transcription factor, translated as MSPPEASPVVLVIDDDEPYRDRLVRAFGRKGFAAHGAASASEALERAPVLRPRYAVIDLRLPDGSGLDLVRELKALDARITLVVLTGYGSIATAVEAVRRGATHYLSKPVDVDDILLAFAGATLPAGEAAAREHQVPSLARAEWEHIQRVLADCGGNISQAARLLRIQRRSLQRKLSKHPVRE; from the coding sequence ATGTCGCCGCCTGAGGCGTCCCCGGTGGTGCTCGTCATCGACGACGACGAGCCGTACCGCGACCGGCTGGTGCGGGCCTTCGGACGCAAGGGCTTCGCCGCGCACGGCGCCGCCAGCGCGAGCGAGGCCCTGGAGCGCGCGCCGGTGCTCCGCCCGCGCTACGCGGTCATCGACCTGCGCCTCCCGGACGGCTCGGGGTTGGATCTGGTCCGCGAGCTGAAGGCGTTGGACGCGCGCATCACCCTGGTGGTTCTCACCGGATACGGCAGCATCGCCACCGCGGTGGAGGCGGTGCGGCGGGGCGCGACGCACTACCTGTCGAAGCCCGTGGACGTGGACGACATCCTGCTCGCCTTCGCGGGAGCCACCCTCCCGGCCGGAGAGGCGGCGGCGCGGGAGCACCAGGTGCCCTCCCTGGCGCGCGCCGAATGGGAGCACATCCAGCGGGTGCTCGCGGACTGTGGCGGCAACATCTCCCAGGCGGCGCGGCTGTTGCGCATCCAGCGCCGCAGCCTCCAGCGCAAGCTGTCCAAGCACCCCGTGCGGGAGTGA
- a CDS encoding ATP-binding protein produces MLRPPSHPPAVPPGTPLSRPQTPRASFHRSAQELADLLSSTAIALNWMVKLRWHAVGGQALSVLIATHVFELELPVLPLLALVATTGVSNILLMLWLRRHPVVHPHHMGVVLAFDTVLLTALLSLAGGPDNPFGMLYLLHVALAALVLGPRWTLFLAALAVLGPALVLLCHIPLREAAHGAGSWSAGARHTMGMWVAFTLSVMLIALMVARVSGALRERNMELVRTQLLAARAERLASLSTLAAGAAHELGTPLGTIAIAANELESLILEDPQEALEDARLIRDQVERCRDILERMSARAGQTQGELPEPTTTGAVLGRLREQLGAGELARVRFDESPDLPLFLPTRGLVQVLANLVRNGLQASEATQARVSLRVLEADGCRARFFVEDQGCGIPPELLPRLGEPFFTTKPAGQGMGLGLFLSQTFATLCGGRLELASDVGKGTCVMLELPTRKEALHVAA; encoded by the coding sequence GTGCTCCGTCCGCCCTCACACCCCCCGGCGGTCCCGCCCGGCACGCCGCTGTCGAGGCCGCAGACGCCCCGCGCTTCGTTCCACCGCTCCGCCCAGGAGCTGGCGGACCTGTTGTCGTCCACCGCCATCGCGCTGAACTGGATGGTGAAGCTGCGCTGGCACGCGGTCGGAGGACAGGCCCTCAGCGTCCTCATCGCCACGCACGTCTTCGAGCTGGAGCTGCCCGTGCTCCCGCTGCTGGCGTTGGTGGCGACGACGGGGGTGTCCAACATCCTGCTGATGCTCTGGCTGCGGCGCCACCCCGTCGTGCACCCGCACCACATGGGCGTCGTGCTCGCGTTCGACACGGTGCTGCTGACGGCGCTGCTGTCGCTGGCCGGCGGGCCGGACAACCCGTTCGGCATGTTGTACCTGCTGCACGTGGCGTTGGCGGCGCTCGTGCTCGGGCCCCGGTGGACGCTGTTCCTGGCGGCGCTGGCGGTCCTGGGGCCCGCGTTGGTGCTGCTGTGCCACATCCCGCTGCGGGAGGCCGCGCATGGCGCGGGGAGCTGGTCCGCGGGCGCCCGCCACACGATGGGGATGTGGGTCGCCTTCACGCTGTCGGTGATGCTCATCGCGTTGATGGTGGCGCGCGTGTCGGGGGCGCTGCGGGAGCGGAACATGGAGCTGGTGCGCACGCAGCTGCTCGCGGCGCGCGCCGAGCGGCTGGCGTCCCTGAGCACCCTCGCCGCCGGGGCCGCGCACGAGCTGGGCACGCCGCTGGGGACCATCGCCATCGCGGCCAACGAGCTGGAGTCGCTCATCCTGGAGGATCCGCAGGAGGCGCTGGAGGACGCGCGCCTCATCCGGGACCAGGTGGAGCGCTGTCGCGACATCCTGGAGCGAATGAGCGCCCGGGCCGGACAGACCCAGGGAGAGCTCCCGGAGCCGACGACGACCGGCGCGGTGCTCGGCCGGCTGCGCGAGCAGCTGGGGGCGGGAGAGCTGGCGCGCGTCCGGTTCGACGAGAGCCCGGACCTGCCCCTCTTCCTGCCCACGCGCGGCCTGGTGCAGGTGCTGGCCAACCTCGTGCGCAACGGCCTCCAGGCGAGCGAGGCCACCCAGGCCCGGGTGTCGCTGCGGGTGCTGGAGGCGGACGGCTGTCGCGCCCGGTTCTTCGTGGAGGACCAGGGCTGTGGCATCCCGCCGGAGCTGCTGCCGAGGCTGGGCGAGCCCTTCTTCACCACCAAGCCCGCGGGGCAGGGCATGGGGCTGGGGCTGTTCCTGAGCCAGACCTTCGCCACGCTGTGTGGGGGGCGGCTGGAGCTGGCCTCGGACGTGGGCAAGGGGACGTGCGTGATGTTGGAGCTGCCGACCCGGAAGGAGGCGCTCCATGTCGCCGCCTGA
- a CDS encoding HEAT repeat domain-containing protein: MNRRRLPSLLVPWLLWAPVHVAWAQTPAGERSPELRAETCSVEGLMDSIRRGMRSKSPAYQRYLRELLKESAVTLPEAQLRAAFERETEPTMVEHLAAALAAKTDRGEGPETLRLVAKRALEDADPAVRAAATRALRRTSAEELTGDMYQRLVRDASPEVRMEAATNLVEDNQFVYAGAHGPASDVAVDAAVASSDPRVTARILGNISTAPISAQSANRLHALVDSDDARVRAAAVTALGGVPATEMERARRTLVAMYRDEPDVEVRAAILQGIARLGFASAIPELRALRGVDPRLTAEADAWIRVLGTGLQEWSLLLREKQRMGQAH; encoded by the coding sequence ATGAATCGTCGTCGCCTTCCCTCGCTCCTGGTGCCGTGGCTGCTGTGGGCGCCCGTCCACGTCGCGTGGGCGCAGACCCCCGCCGGGGAGCGTTCACCCGAGCTGCGCGCGGAGACGTGCTCCGTCGAGGGGCTGATGGACTCCATCCGACGGGGGATGCGGTCGAAGTCCCCGGCCTACCAGCGCTACCTGCGCGAGCTGTTGAAGGAGTCCGCCGTCACGCTGCCGGAGGCGCAGCTGCGCGCGGCGTTCGAGCGGGAGACGGAGCCCACCATGGTGGAGCACCTGGCCGCTGCGCTGGCGGCGAAGACCGACCGGGGCGAGGGGCCGGAGACCCTGCGGCTCGTCGCGAAGCGGGCGCTGGAGGACGCGGATCCGGCGGTGCGCGCCGCGGCCACGCGGGCCCTGCGGCGCACGAGCGCGGAGGAACTCACCGGGGACATGTACCAGCGCCTCGTGCGGGACGCGTCGCCGGAGGTGCGGATGGAGGCCGCGACGAACCTCGTCGAGGACAACCAGTTCGTCTACGCGGGCGCGCATGGGCCCGCCTCAGACGTGGCGGTGGATGCGGCGGTGGCGTCGTCGGACCCTCGGGTGACGGCGCGCATCCTCGGCAACATCTCCACGGCGCCCATCAGCGCCCAGTCCGCCAACCGCCTCCACGCGCTGGTGGACAGCGACGACGCGCGGGTGCGGGCGGCGGCGGTGACGGCGCTGGGCGGCGTGCCCGCGACGGAGATGGAGCGGGCCCGGCGGACGCTGGTGGCGATGTACCGCGACGAGCCGGACGTGGAGGTGCGGGCCGCCATCCTCCAGGGCATCGCCCGGCTGGGCTTCGCCAGCGCCATCCCGGAGCTGCGCGCGCTGCGGGGCGTCGACCCCCGGCTCACCGCGGAGGCCGACGCATGGATTCGGGTCCTGGGTACCGGTCTTCAGGAGTGGAGCCTGCTCCTGAGGGAGAAGCAACGCATGGGTCAGGCTCATTGA
- a CDS encoding NADPH-dependent F420 reductase has protein sequence MKIGIIGAGNIGATLARKWVKLGHEVSLANSRGPDTLRELAAEIGATPVTVAQAARSGELVVVTIPQRAVMDLPKDLFEGVPADVVVIDTGNYYPSRDGVISALEGGQTESAWVSQQLGRPVVKAFNNIYAKSLAEKSQPQGAPGRIALPVAGAPPAKAKVMRLIDELGFDPVDAGDIEGSWRQQPGTPCYTRDFDAPRLKEALAAADRSRIPEYRKAADDAAKPFFATQPQRRS, from the coding sequence ATGAAGATTGGCATCATCGGCGCGGGCAACATCGGCGCCACGCTGGCGCGGAAGTGGGTGAAGCTGGGCCACGAGGTCTCCCTCGCGAACTCGCGTGGCCCGGACACGCTCCGCGAACTCGCGGCCGAAATCGGAGCCACGCCCGTCACGGTGGCCCAGGCGGCGCGGAGCGGCGAGCTCGTGGTCGTCACCATCCCGCAGCGCGCGGTGATGGATCTGCCGAAGGACCTCTTCGAGGGCGTGCCCGCCGACGTGGTCGTCATCGATACCGGCAACTACTACCCGAGCCGCGATGGCGTCATCTCCGCGCTCGAAGGGGGGCAGACCGAGAGCGCCTGGGTCAGCCAGCAGCTCGGGAGGCCGGTGGTCAAGGCGTTCAACAACATCTACGCCAAGTCCCTCGCCGAGAAGAGCCAGCCCCAGGGCGCGCCAGGCCGCATCGCGCTCCCCGTCGCCGGGGCTCCTCCCGCCAAGGCGAAGGTCATGCGCCTCATCGACGAGCTCGGCTTCGACCCGGTCGACGCGGGAGACATCGAGGGCTCCTGGCGCCAGCAGCCGGGCACGCCCTGCTACACGCGGGATTTCGACGCGCCACGGCTGAAGGAGGCGCTCGCCGCGGCGGACCGGAGCCGCATCCCCGAGTACCGCAAGGCCGCCGACGACGCGGCGAAGCCCTTCTTCGCGACCCAGCCCCAACGCCGCTCCTAG
- a CDS encoding Isoquinoline 1-oxidoreductase subunit produces the protein MKPAHPVVASLLVLVSAGACRKQPSSDTARWETLPQAQAGQLRPLDAFARIEDREQRSRALFLEASRVFFHPRCANCHPAGDTPLQGNAGLAHDPPVTRGPEDRGAVGMECSGCHQDRNLELARVPGAPNWHLAPRSMAWVGKTPRQVCEQLKDPARNGGKTLAQLIEHNAHDELVAWGWNPGAGREPAPGTQEHFGRIVAAWVETGAECPGEEARP, from the coding sequence ATGAAGCCAGCTCATCCGGTCGTGGCCTCGCTGCTCGTCCTCGTGAGTGCCGGAGCCTGTCGGAAGCAGCCGTCCTCCGACACCGCGCGCTGGGAGACGCTTCCCCAGGCGCAAGCCGGTCAGCTCCGCCCGCTCGACGCCTTCGCGCGCATCGAGGACCGGGAGCAGCGCTCGCGGGCCCTGTTCCTCGAGGCCAGTCGCGTCTTCTTCCATCCGCGCTGCGCCAACTGCCATCCCGCCGGTGACACGCCGCTCCAGGGCAACGCGGGACTGGCCCACGACCCTCCGGTGACGCGCGGTCCCGAGGACCGCGGCGCGGTGGGCATGGAGTGTTCCGGCTGCCACCAGGACCGGAACCTGGAGCTGGCGCGCGTGCCCGGGGCACCCAACTGGCATCTGGCGCCGCGCTCCATGGCCTGGGTGGGCAAGACGCCCCGTCAGGTCTGCGAGCAGCTCAAGGACCCGGCGCGCAACGGAGGCAAGACGTTGGCGCAGCTCATCGAGCACAACGCCCATGACGAACTGGTGGCGTGGGGTTGGAACCCGGGAGCGGGACGCGAGCCCGCGCCGGGGACGCAGGAGCACTTCGGGCGCATCGTCGCGGCCTGGGTGGAGACGGGCGCCGAGTGCCCGGGCGAGGAGGCACGGCCATGA
- a CDS encoding (2Fe-2S)-binding protein, with protein sequence MLKVRVNGEEKELDVDPEMPLLWALRDVLGLTGTKYGCGQALCGSCSVHLDGQVVRACVTPIRRAEGRSVTTIEGLSPDGGHPLQRAWVELGVPQCGFCQSGQLMCAAALLAKKPQPTDADIDQSLAGNLCRCGTYTRIRAAVKKAAGIPDAK encoded by the coding sequence ATGCTCAAGGTTCGCGTCAACGGTGAGGAGAAGGAGCTCGACGTCGACCCGGAGATGCCGCTCTTGTGGGCGCTGCGGGACGTGCTGGGCCTGACGGGCACCAAGTACGGCTGCGGTCAGGCGCTGTGTGGCTCGTGCAGCGTGCACCTGGATGGTCAGGTGGTGCGCGCGTGCGTGACGCCCATCCGCCGCGCGGAGGGGCGCTCCGTCACGACGATTGAAGGCCTCTCTCCGGACGGGGGGCATCCGCTGCAGCGCGCCTGGGTGGAGCTGGGCGTGCCGCAGTGTGGGTTCTGCCAGTCCGGTCAGCTCATGTGCGCCGCGGCGCTGCTGGCGAAGAAGCCCCAGCCCACGGACGCGGACATCGACCAGTCGCTGGCGGGCAACCTCTGCCGCTGTGGGACGTACACGCGCATCCGCGCGGCCGTGAAGAAGGCCGCGGGCATTCCGGACGCGAAGTAG